The Chrysemys picta bellii isolate R12L10 unplaced genomic scaffold, ASM1138683v2 scaf3028, whole genome shotgun sequence genome includes the window TTAATGTCACTGGTAGCAGTAGTAAGTTGGTATCCTCCACGTGAACCAGCCATTAGAGGGGGATGAGCGAGACAGTCTGctggtgggtttcacagctattggCTGACAGCAAAGGAATGCTGGGACTGAGACATCCTGGGTTCAGTTTCAGCTTGTAACAGGCCGTGTCCCTGTCATTGCTCCTATCAGCCCCACCTTGTAGCAGGCCCCTTTCCATTCCAGCTTGTCCATGTGCTCTTCCTCCCCACTCTTCACCCCACTGCTTTAAACCAAGTTAGGatatttcttccttctcctccatgctgccttggtgccaatgtaacccacacacctcctgggggtggggcaccgAGACCACGTAGAGAGAGATGGAGTCTGCCCAGCAGCCTTAGTGAGCTTGGCTTTTAGCTCGTGCTGTAGAgcctcatgcactaagctccacaggtccccggttcgatcccgcccgccgatgaccggggtctgtcggtgttacaccaGCAGGGGGGTACTGAGAGACTGGGTCTGTCTAAATGGCAGCTGGCAGGGTGCAGCTCTTCCCTGCAGAGGTGGACAGATGTGCTAACTCCGCTCAAGGTAGTGCACTATAAACAGCAGTGCGACCATGGCGGTCGGGTGGGATTGCACTCTGGCTAGCCTGGGCTGCCATGGCCATGCTGCCAGCTGGAGTAGAGCTAGCACAGCTGTGTGCCCATGCTAGgaagctgctgtgtagacatgtccagtctccctgctctgagTTCTCATCCATAACCTTGCACCTGCAGTAGCCAAGATACTGCAATTTCAGTGCAGACCGAACGTTGGGAGAATAGGGGTGCAAACTGCCCAAATTGGTCAGGCTGCAAGTCTGAAAATGGCAGATTTTCATGAGGACAGGAAAGGGCACATCCCTGACCCCAGGGTGACCTCACCCAATCTTCAGTCCCTGTGCCAAAGCATGGCAGCACTGCAGCTTCTCAGAAAAACAGCTGtgaatgtttttgaaaaatatcCCCTGACCTTTATTCTccgaaacagctgaaccatttttgctaaaactttccaaaaaactggaggcagacacccagcatgggaaattcCAGCCCAtttgggaagtgttgggcaacacAACACGGCCAGCTCCACTTCTAATAATGTAGCAAAGTGGCAGTGCCTGCTCTAGTCAGAAGGTGCATTAGGTTTTCCATTCTAACCTCCTGTTTCCAGCCACTCAACTTTCTAAAGCTTTCACCTTCTGGTCTGAAAGTTTCCAGGCTTGGAaactttttggaaagtttgaacAAAAACACTTTCGCTTTCCTCTTCCTCAAAAAGagctgaagtgctgcagctgccACCTTGGGGAAAGTGTAACTGTGCAGCTAGACAATTCTCTGCCCATATTTTtaatggcaggggagagagagtgtgtggtAAGGGGTTTGGTAAGAAAACCTTATAAGTAGTAGTATTTCCATTTTATATACATATTGTTTTTGGCGGGGGGCTTGGTTCGTTCATCCAGGCTACCGCTATGTGATTCTGGACATTCCGCTGCTGTTTGAGACCAACACACTAACCAAGTTCATGAAACACACAGTCCTGGTTTACAGGTAAGTGCCACAGGGGGCCAAGGAAACTGGAGAACAAGTGTCATTTTGGCAGCCCTTGTTAATGCCGCCTTTTAGTTAACTGCAAATAGCAGGAATATGTTAAAACTCAGCAAATCAGTCCTCGTGGATACTGACTGACGAGATACAGAGCCAGCGTTCAGAATTAAAGGGATACTAACAGGGAGTGTGACCATAGTCTGTTGGGAGGAAATCCTTGAGTCTCTGTCTCCATTTCCTCTTACTTTTTGTTTGTCTTGCCTAATCAGACTgagctgttcagggcagggactgtcttgctAGGTGTCTttgcagcccccagcacaatggggccttgatctccaGTAGGGCCTTGGTGCTAGTAGGCTGTGGGGTGTAGCACACACATACTAAATAATAGTGCTAATTAATAATGGACAAAAATCACTTTCTGTGGGACTCTAGAAACCTCTGTCATCTGGGCTAGGGGATCTGATGCACTCCCCCCAAGCTAGCTGGGGGTGGCGCTGATGCCATGTTGTCTGTTGCCCCTTGTGTTGGGGGCGGTGCTGTATAATCTCCCCCTCTAGCGGTGGTGACCCCACCATGCAACAAGAGCTGGCTCAACTGGCCTTTAAGAAAAACCTGGTCAGTTCCTTGGATCctgctggttttgcaggttccGTATGAAAGGAGATGTTTAACGTGTGCTGAGCTGAAGTAGTCTGATTGGAGAGTGGGACGGGATCACTCCCCACCAGGTGTGTTGGCTGGGATAGGGCTGAGGGGATCCTGTTCTCTGGAGCACGCACCATGCTCGGTGTCCTGTAATTGCAGTGTGGAGGCATTAGGGGCCTCACTCCTTTCCAGACGTCTCTGATGCTGAGTCTCTCATTCCCATCCCGGCAGTGATCCGCAGACACAGCTGTCACGACTGATGAAGAGGAATGGCTTGGCCCAGGCAGAGGCAGAAGCGCGCATCGCCTCCCAGCTGCCGCTTGATGAGAAGTGCAAATTAGCTGACCACGTGATTGACAACTCCGGGGACTGGGAGAGCACGCGGAGGGAGGTCCTGAGACTGCACTCTCAGCTGGAGGACTCTCTGGATTTCCTCTTGGTGCGCTTAGTGGCGGTCACAGCAGTTGCTGGAATTGGTGGGCTGGTGTGCTTTCTCCTCAGGCATTTTCTCTCATAATTCCCTTTTTTTAAGGGACCAAAACGCTGCCTGGAATTTCAAGTTTGCAAAGGGCAGTGAAAGGTCATGAGCCTTAATGGCTTTGCCGTCTGAATACAGACGACAAGATGAGCAGAGTCTCCTTGTAAACTTCTCAAGGTGAAGCATGGATTCCTTGCCAATGCACTGACTCTGCGtctttcttttacctttttagtCCTGTTATTAATGATCAGCAActgctgcaggagagggggagggggagctgtaaTGGATGGAGGCCCCCAGACATTTGAGTATGAAGTAATTGCACAGTTAGGATGGACATATTAAAACCATGTTTTAGGCCAACTCATTGAAGTGCTAGTCTACAGGGTGAAAGGAATCTTGCCTTCAATTTAACCCTGGGTGGAATATGATTACTTAACATGTCTCACGGCATTCTGGTCCAGGCGTGGGGATCTGGACTATGGGGTTCTCTTCCCCCATTTCCCAGCATCCTCAGCTCCCAAGAGCTGGCCCTAGATGGTTCACTCGGACTCTAGACAAGGAATTTCACTTCTGTTTCCTGGTTGTGAGATTTaatgaatgtttgcaaagtgccttAAACCCCACCAATGCAGGGCATTGCAAAATTGCAAGAGTTACTATAAAACGTCGATCTCATGCCGTCATTGTACAAGGTGCTTTGTTTTACCTGTGGTTGCAATTTCCAGGCGTCAGAGTCTAAGAAATATTGTAATGTTACCTGTGAGTCAAGTGAGCAAAGCCACATGTCAGGCTgagggtgcgtgtgtgtgtgtgtgtgtgggggggggtgtctaacTGCACTCTTCAATAGTGTGTTCAGCTTGGCCAttgcacttggtggtggtgggagagACCACAGCAGCAGGAGCACCTGCAGCTTCAGGGTTATAATAGTCTGCAGAGGGGCTTCCCTGTAGTTTTATGGCCTGAGCAGGGACTTTCTCCCTGCCCCAAATCTGTCTGTCCAGGTCTAGTGCAGGGTGCATGAGGGGAGGATTTGGTCCCTAACTCCACAAGAATTCATAATCCTCCAGCTTGAGACAGGCCTGGCAAATCAGCAGGGCACAGTGTACAAGCCCAGAGGATGTATTGAACCAGGTTGGACCTTTGGACTGTGTCCTACCTTGGGGAGTGGCCAGTAGCTGA containing:
- the LOC101934181 gene encoding dephospho-CoA kinase domain-containing protein, whose product is NLISSSISILYTYCFWRGAWFVHPGYRYVILDIPLLFETNTLTKFMKHTVLVYSDPQTQLSRLMKRNGLAQAEAEARIASQLPLDEKCKLADHVIDNSGDWESTRREVLRLHSQLEDSLDFLLVRLVAVTAVAGIGGLVCFLLRHFLS